The segment GGACTGTGGTCCTGGCCTGACCCGGCCAACTGGCTGTGCCTGGTTAGGTGGGCTCCGTTTTCTGCTGTCTCTGACCAGCTTGGGTCTAAGTTCTGGACGATGCTGCCGTTGAGGCAGGTTATTTACAACCCACCAATAAATACTGTCTTTGCAGGGGCAGGGTGTATATAGAATAtagatatttttttatatatatatatatatatatatatcttttatattaaAAGGAACAAGGGCTAGAGGCTGGCCCATTGCAGGGCTCAGACAGCAGGCCTCATGTGTCCGGCGGGTGGTGGCGGCGGTTCCGGGGTTTTTTCTGGTCCTGGGGTTTAGGAGGCCTGGGTGCCCCTGGGGCCTCCCTGGGACTGGGGGGCACGTGGCGCCAGTAGCCCTGGCAGTACTGGTGGATGAGGCCCACTTCTGGCTGGGCCAGCAGCTGGGCCAGCTCTTGGTAACGGGGCTTTGGGGGGCCGGTGCCCGGGGGTGGTGGAATGCTCGCAGCTGGCGGTGGAATGCTCGCAGCTGGCGGTGGGAAGAGGGCCGTACGGatgtcttcctggcccaggacaTGCAGCTGCACCCGTGTGATGATGTGCTTGAAGTTGTTCTCGGTGGCTGTACAGGAGTAGAGGCCGCTATCGCCAGACTGCAGGGCGCGGAGCAGCAAGCCCTGTTCAGTGCGCAGGAAGCGGTCGTCCGTGTGGACCTGTAGGGGCAGGGGGTGGAACTCAGGGACTGCAGGACCACCCTGCTGTCCCCACCAGATCAGACCACCTTTGTGGCCACCCCATGGAGGGACACCCATCTGGAATTTCCATGGAGCAAGAAAAACCCACAGGAAGTGTCCATATGACATCTGAATGGCATATGACACTGCCATTTCTGGAGGAATGACCATAAAGGGAGTCTATACAATGAGGGAATTCTGGAGCATACATACAATTTCTATTTAATGAGAATAAACGGATGTTGGGGCACCCTCCTAGAATTTCTGTTTAAGAAGGGACTGCCTAGAAGCTATTTCCATAATAGGAGGGCTACCCAATAGAATTTCCAGATGCTGGAACTCATCCACGTGACAGTTCCATACAGAGAGGTACACTGCCAATCAAGTACACATGTGGAACTCTCACATAAAAAGGCATGCCTACAAATAGTTTCCATGTAATATGGAAACCCCCCAGGGTTTCCATATAACTGGATTCACCCAAATGATTTCCACACAGGGAAGGGTGCTTGGAAGGACTTTCTTAGAATGAGGGCTGCCCCATTCTTGGTTCCTATACCACGCTTCACCCACGTGGAATTTCTACTGTATGAGGGATGCCCCATCCACGGCAAGGACCATGGGGCACAGGAAGTCACCTCGCGGCGCCGGTCACTGGGATCTCGCTGGAACAGCCACTTCACAGTAGCCTGGGGCGAGCGGGGCTGGCACTCAAGGAAGGCTGTGCTCCCTGCCACACCGTACTGCACAGACTCCACGGCGTTCTTATTGGCTGCAGAGCAAGAGGGTGCCACGTGAGAGCAGCACTGCCTCTGGGCAGACCGTGGGCTGGCAGGGggcacacacagccacacacacccccacacacacaggcagGGCTGTGCCCTCAGGCATCCACTCCTGGAGGGGGTGGCCAGGGACATCCCTTCTCCAAAACCCCTCACCTCCACGGACCATGGGAGGGTCTGTGCAGCATGGGCCCCGTGAGCGGCTCTGCGGGCCGCATGGTGGTAATGAGACACAGCATACTCACCGTTGGAATTGAACCCACGGCACTGCCGGATGGGGTTCCCGTGCCGGACATCCTGCCGGCGGCTCCGCCTGGATGAAGACAACTCCTAAAGAAGTATTCTCAAGAAAGCTTGTCCCCCCAACTCCCCACCACCAGGTCTCTAGAACCCCAAAACTCCAGGCTACTAGAATGCCTCACCCACAGAGACCCCCCCAGGGCAATATCACATCCATCTCTAGACCCCCAGGACAGAGCCTTTTAGTCAGAATTCCCAAGGTCTCAGGGTCTGCACCTCTTAGAGGACGCTGTGTAGCGGGAACAGGCTTGGCCATCCCAGGCGCAGTAGGGGTCCCGGGCGAGGCAGCAGTCGGCACAGGCGGCCCCGTATGCCTGGCAGCGGTGCAGGCTCAGCTGTGTGACGCCCACGGCTGAGGCCACGTACAGTTGTTGCTGTGGGTAGGGGTAGGGGCTTGTCAGTTCCCTCTTGGCAGCCAGCTTTCCTTAGGAGCCAGCTGAGCTGGGCTCCTCCTCTTCCTGTTCGGTGCCTCAATATCCCCCATCTCTCTTTACCATGGGCTTGACCCCAAGGGGAGGTGGGCTCCATGCCCACTCCCAGCCCACCTCGCCTAAACTCACCCTCTTAGAAGAGATGGTCATGGTCTTAACAGGTGCTgggtcctagaagaaaacaggcgTTAGCGTGCAACCCTAGGGACCCCCCTTCCTGTCCTGACCTGGAGGTCTGAGGTTAGGAGGTGGCACCGAGGGCAGCTGTGGTGAGCGGGACAGGCCCGGGTGGTGTCACACCCACCTTGAAGACCTCGACCTCCTCTAGCATGAGCTCCTCCATCTCCTGGTCGTCCTTAGGCAGCACGATGACCTTCTGCACTGTCCCGCGGTCTGGAACGGGCCGGGCAGGGCCTCAGCGGGGCTGAGGGTGCTGGGAAAGGGGCACCAGCCTCAGCCCCTTCCCCCACCAGGGCCCAGACCCCCCCAGGGGCAGTGGAGTGGGCGTGCTCTATGCCAAGGTGGAAGAGCAGCCCGCAGATGAGGGGAAGAGGTCTAAGGGGGCTGGCCCTGCATAAGGAGGGTGCCACAGCTAGAGTCTGCCCCTCTGCCCCCAGACCCTCGTTTGGGAAGCTGAGAACAGGATGCAGGATGCGTTCCCCTGGGTTGAAAACTACTGGGACAGCGGTGAACGTGGTCTGCATGTGCACACGAGAGCATGTGTGTACTTGGACCCGGGTGTCCTAGAAGTGCCTGCCTGTCTTCCCTCTTCCTGCCCAAACATGGGTCCCCAGGCACCCTGGGTCCCCGTTCTCCGGCCACCAGGGACGAGGATGGGAATGGGGtttccccacccccattctcagTTATCCTGGTAATAGAGGGCTCCATAGGATGAAGGAGGTGGCAGGGGTGACAGGGACAACCTTGTAGCAACCCCCTAGGAGGTCAGGGCCCAGCCCTGTGGGTCAGCACCCTCCACCCAGCGGGCCCAgtgtgggaggggctgggagcaGCAGTGGGTACCTGTGCCCAGGAAAAGCACCTCATAGCGCCCGTCGGCTGCGTCCACCTGGTCCACGGCCACAGTGGTGAGACGGTAGGGCGCGCCTGTGCGGACCACCAGGGGCCGCCGCTGCAGAGGGTAGATGGCCTGGTACATGAGCGGGTGGCTGCGCATGAAGTTGATGACTTCATCAGGGTAGTCCTTGGTGGACTTCATGGATGGCGTGAAGGTTCCGCCAGGGCACTGCAGGCAGGTGATGAGTGTCAGGCCCAGCCCGCCCAGGGCCCGCCGGGCCCATTCGCTCCAGAAGAGGTCTCTCCTGTCTGTGCCCACCTGCTGTCTCCCCCTGCTCCGCTTCTCAGAGCTGCCCCTCATCTGGGCTTCTGCCCTCCACCCAACCTCTCTGCAGGTCCTGCTCCAGCTGAGGTCCCAAGGTCTCACCCGGCCAGGTCCCATGGCCATCTCCCCAGCTCACGTGCCATGACCTTGTGGCAGCCATCTGGCAGAGCTGACCATGGCCTTTCCAGGTCCTCATCCCCACCCACTTGTCTGCTTCCTCAGACTGCTCTTCCAGACCCCTGTCCCCCGCTCCACCCCCTGCTCAGCGGGAGCTCCTGCCCCAGCCTAGCCATGTGATCGGATCATGATGTGTTCCTGCTTCCACTCCTGCGGTGGCCCCATCACACCAAGATCAGGTGGGTCGCCTCCCTGCAGGGgctcctgcccacccccccacctccagcctgcCTTGAAGACTTCCCCCACGATTTTTAGCTCCCCAAcaacccctgcccctgcccccagagGGTGCACCCTGCCACACCCAGCCACCGTCTCTGTTTCAGGATCCTAGCTGGCTTCTTTCACAGCCTGACACTGTTTGTAAACGgtggagttttctttttaacttcaaCTTTATAGCGGGTGAATGGGGAGTTTATACGTGTGTGTGGTCCACCCTTCCCCCCGCCCGCCACTTGGCTATGAGTGTCACAATGGTGGGGCCCACGTCTGCCAAGGGCCTGACCCAGCAGAGGTCTCGtagaaagagaggaaggggaaaggCAGGCTGAGTGGGGTCCTCACCGTGCCGGGCCGTGGGTAGGGCATCTTCCCTGAGAAGGGCATCCACTGGTAGTTGGGGCCCTCCTTGTGGGCAAAGGGTCCATTGAAGACCATGCGGATGTCAGCCATGGAGTAGACACACACGGCAGAGCCTCGGAACACAGAGCTGCGGGCAGGGCAGGCTGCTGCTGCGGGTGGGGCAGACCCTTGGCCCAGGACCCCTCCCCAGCCTGCTTTCGCCCACAGCTCCCCACCAGGATGGGGTGCTCCACAAGTCATAGCCCCTCAAACTGCCACCCCCTGCTACTGCTGGCCCTGTCCCCAGCCTCACCCCGAGGAGGTGAAGACAGCGTAGATGACTGGGTTCCTCACATCCTGGGTCTGCTGGACAAACACATCCTCTGGGGATAGAAAGAGAGGGGGCTGGGAGCGTACCCTGGCCAGGAGCCCCAGAGCCCTGCCCGCTCCAGGGAGGGGACACACCAAGCTTTCCTGACCACCCATCTGGCCGCCCTCCCCTGCAGTGGCCACTGGCCCCACCCGGGTGCTCACGGAGCTCGTCGAAGTGGGTCTCGATGCCATCCtcgcctggcacagagcagaccAGCCTTGCCTTCAGGAATGTGCTCCACTTGTTGACCAGGCAGCAGTGGCCGCCATCATCAttctggtgggggtgggcaggcgcTGAGTCAGATCAGCTTGCTCACCCCCAAGACCCCGCCAAAGCCGGGCTGACGAGCCAGGACTGGGCCTGGGCAGGGGGCAGCAAAGGGGCTTCGTACCAGGCAGATCCGCCCAATGCGGGCGTACACGGCAGGGCTCTGCGGCGCCTCTATGGACCGCTCACGGAAGAAGAAGTAGAGCTTGTCGTCGTTGCGCTCGGCACTGTCAGGGATGAGCTCGGCGTGGATGAAAGAAGGGTCTGCAGGCGGGCAGGAGTCAGCAGGCAGGGCCCTCCTCAGACAAGGTTTCCTGCCCAGGCTAGGTGCAGGAACACCCCCAACCCTTCCCTTAACCCGGGATAAGAAACCACCCTTGCCCTAGCCAGTCAAGGGCCCCCAGATTTTCCAGGAGTGTTGCCTTAGGGTCTCCGTGCAGCACCCCAGACACGCTGCCCACCGGAGCTGTCGCAGGCTGTTCTCACCATTGAGCCACCGAGAATTGTACTGATCCGTGCGCATGGCCGTCTGCTTGCCAAGGGTGCGGAAGATGGCTGCGTCCGTGCCCATGAAGTCGATGTACACGCCTGCATAGAGCTCCTCATCTGCAGGTGGGCCAGTGAGTCAGGGGGACAGTGCACAGCTCAGGTAGCCTCCGGGGCAGGGGCCCGTCTCCCCCGCTCAGGTTCTCCCAGGCAGTCGTGCCACCAGTGGGGCGCTGGGGACTGTTTTGACGACTGGTTCTGGGAGGACTGGGATTGGTCGCAGTTGACTGATAAGCAGCCAGAGCCAATATCTGTGGTGTAAATGCTCCCACTATGGCTGATTTCAAGCCATTACCATGAATCACCGAGCAGAGTGGGGAAGAGCTGCTCAAACCAGTGGACAGTATTTCTCACGGATATTCACAGAAGATGTAAATAATCTCAAGAGTATAGATAATAATAAAACgtagtaaaataattaggaagtaATGAGTTTGGAGTATCTTTACCTTTGTCTTTTACAGTAATTTAATTGTAAGCTTatataattgaatttttaataatatctGTGTTTAATAGCTGGCCCACAAAATACCTGAACATTTAACAGAAAATCTGAAGTGCTCTGGCTCCAGCACACCATTCCAAGGGTGCTCCTCTAAGGTCCTCCCAGTAGGTCTGATCTTCCCCCATTGGACTCCCTGGTCTGGATCCTGCCATCCAGCTAGGAGACCTTCTTACCAAGATGGGGGAAGATAAAGCCCACCCACTGCCTTTCCCAGGCCTGGAGGTGGCACGCTGCCCAGCAGCTGCTGAGAGGCACACTCGCTGGGCAGCCAGAAAACAGGCTGAGTGCAGGGACCTGGGTCAGCACGGGGCTTGCCCGACCTGGGGGTAGGGGGCTGCAGCTGCTCCTGAGGCCCCAGGCAGGACTCCTTCTCAGAGAACCTTCTCCCAACTTCCCCAGACACCTGGCCAGACCAGAAACCAACTCTCCCAGTCAGTCTCTGGGCCAACACCCTCCATTGGTGCTGCTTTGTGGGCCTCTCCTGGTCTCCCAGACAATCTAAGGCACACTCTGGGACCAGCCCTCATACAGGCCTCAGTGCAGACCCCGCTTGTCTTTTCCCAGGGAGGCTGCAGTCTGGAGGGCTCTGATCTTCGCATGGACCCCAATGTGGATTTCAGGGTAGAATCTGGCCCCCCGGGcctatccccaccccaccccccacccccatccaagGGGCTGGATGGAGGCTTATGCCACCTCGTCTCTGCCCCTCAGCTACTGGGGTCTGGTCTGTACCCTTCCCCTTGCCAAGAGAGGCCACACTGAGGGGGGCGGGTTTCAGACACGGCAATCTCACAGTCTCTTCCCTGGGATAAGTGCTGGAGCCATGCTCCCTGCTCCAGAGGCAGAGGTCACACCTTTTGGCCACAGAACCGGGGTGGGGTGAGGGCACTCACTGATGAGGGCTGAGGCTGTGTCCAGCTTGGGGTCGTAGGGACACTTGCCCTTCCCTGACTCGAGCTTCTCAGGCTCCAGGTAGAAGACGTAATCCTGCAGGGCAGAGAGGGGCGCAGCGTCGTCCAGGCTGTCCCACAGCCAGGGAAGGTGAGGGTCCCCAGGCTCCCAGGGTGACAGTGAGCCCCCAGGGGAACCCTGAAGccaccctgcttccctccccagATCTCACTGGGTTTTAACTCCATCTGGCTAGGTCTCCCAGGGCACGGCCGTGCTGTGGGCTCCCAAGAAGTTGCTTCCTGGTCCAGGTCTCAGATAAGACCTGGACATCACAGGTCTCAAAGGACTCTGGTTTGGGGACCATGAGAGGGGCATGGGGTGGGCTTATGGGGGCTTCAGCCCCTCCATGCCAACTGGTTCAGGGAGACTCTGCCCAGGGCCCCCCAGTGGGCCACAGAGGCACACCTCTCTGGGCTGTGGCTGCCAGTCTCAGGCCACAGAAGGGCTGACGACCTGACCAGGGCAGGGGGACTGGCCAAGGGCCTGGGGTCCTGCCCTTTGCCGTCAGGTCCCACCAGGCCCGAGGGCTCTGAGGTTATTGTGCTGCTGGGTTTTGAGCCCTACCTGTAGTCCTTGGGACAGACTAATAGAGCAGGGCCTTTTCCCTGCCCCTCAGCAGAGCCCCCAGCCCCACACATCTCTGTGGGGAGCTGGGAGTTGAGGGGTCTAGCCCGGACCACGTGGAATTCACAAAGCCCCCCAAACCTCCCAGCCCATCCCTGCAGATGCTAGGAGGCAGGCTGGTAGAGGCACTGGGACCAGGACAAGCTCACAAGGTTAagggagggagaagagacagGCAAGAGGCAGGAAGAAGGCGCAGCAGGGGGCAGGGATGGTGATGGGAAGGTGCACACAGGCCTGCTTCCAGTTCCACTCTGCACACACACGGGGCTGCACACAAAGCTCGGCACGCGCCACAGCCAACACACGGAACCCATTGTTCACACCCTGGGAGCGCACACACACAGTCTGAGCGGCCCCACCTTTCAGCACTCCCTGCCACAGACACACCAGCTCAAGTGACCACTTGCTCTGTCACTCACCGGCAGCCTCTGCccccctgcccgcccctgcccagcCCCGGCCTCCCCCAGCCCCGGCCCCCAGTGCCCCCTCCCTCCAGTGCCCCCCAGCCCAGCCTTGTCCCAGGTCAAGCCTAGTAGAAACACAGTTCTGCCCCTTCCACCCCGGGCATGGGGGTATGCAGGACACCTGCATTAATGCacgaccagggaggcctggggcacGGACCCCTGAGAGCTACGTCAGGCTGAACACACGCGCCATATTCCCGCACTGGGTGCTGAGTAAGGTGTGGGCTGGAGAGTGCCCTACGCGTGCCCACGCGTATGTTGGTATGTGCTCACACATGTCTACACACGTGTTCTGAGGGTGGAGGGATGGCTGTCCCCAGGGCTCCTGTCTTCCCCAACTGGTGACTTCATGATTTCTTGTCACACTGAGGCTGACACGAGTCCAACTGGGAATGCCTTCAGAGCCTGAGGGCACTGCAGGgaaaggggtgggagggggcacaCAGGTAGACAGAAAACCCTGGGGAGGCTGGCCTGGGGTGTGGGCTCCTGGCTGGAAGGTCAGGCCCGGGGTGAGTTCGGTGCTGAGGCAGTACTGGCTGGCAAGGGCCTGGAGGGATGAGGCCCACCTGGCGTGGGGCTGTGGGCGTCGGGTAGAGGGCGCCATCGGTGGCTCTGCTGCCTCGGCCTCTGACCACCTGCATCTGGGTCCAGGGCGTGGCCTGAGAAGACGAGGAACATGGGTTAGAGCCAGgggtggcaggggctgggggagcgGGCTTGGGCTGCCAGCCTCTCACACCACACATGCCAGGGACACACACAGGCGCACCTGGG is part of the Bubalus kerabau isolate K-KA32 ecotype Philippines breed swamp buffalo chromosome 20, PCC_UOA_SB_1v2, whole genome shotgun sequence genome and harbors:
- the SEMA3F gene encoding semaphorin-3F isoform X2 — translated: MPVAGLLLWASLLTGAWPAAPGQDYLPAMPRIRLSYKELKATGTAHFFNFLLNTSDYRILFKDEDHDRMYVGSKDYVLSLDLHDINREPLIIHWAATPQRIEECVLSGKDGNGECGNFVRLIQPWNRTHLYVCGTGAYNPVCAYVNRGRRAEDYVFYLEPEKLESGKGKCPYDPKLDTASALINEELYAGVYIDFMGTDAAIFRTLGKQTAMRTDQYNSRWLNDPSFIHAELIPDSAERNDDKLYFFFRERSIEAPQSPAVYARIGRICLNDDGGHCCLVNKWSTFLKARLVCSVPGEDGIETHFDELQDVFVQQTQDVRNPVIYAVFTSSGSVFRGSAVCVYSMADIRMVFNGPFAHKEGPNYQWMPFSGKMPYPRPGTCPGGTFTPSMKSTKDYPDEVINFMRSHPLMYQAIYPLQRRPLVVRTGAPYRLTTVAVDQVDAADGRYEVLFLGTDRGTVQKVIVLPKDDQEMEELMLEEVEVFKDPAPVKTMTISSKRQQLYVASAVGVTQLSLHRCQAYGAACADCCLARDPYCAWDGQACSRYTASSKRRSRRQDVRHGNPIRQCRGFNSNANKNAVESVQYGVAGSTAFLECQPRSPQATVKWLFQRDPSDRRREVHTDDRFLRTEQGLLLRALQSGDSGLYSCTATENNFKHIITRVQLHVLGQEDIRTALFPPPAASIPPPAASIPPPPGTGPPKPRYQELAQLLAQPEVGLIHQYCQGYWRHVPPSPREAPGAPRPPKPQDQKKPRNRRHHPPDT
- the SEMA3F gene encoding semaphorin-3F isoform X3, translated to MQVVRGRGSRATDGALYPTPTAPRQDYVFYLEPEKLESGKGKCPYDPKLDTASALINEELYAGVYIDFMGTDAAIFRTLGKQTAMRTDQYNSRWLNDPSFIHAELIPDSAERNDDKLYFFFRERSIEAPQSPAVYARIGRICLNDDGGHCCLVNKWSTFLKARLVCSVPGEDGIETHFDELQDVFVQQTQDVRNPVIYAVFTSSGSVFRGSAVCVYSMADIRMVFNGPFAHKEGPNYQWMPFSGKMPYPRPGTCPGGTFTPSMKSTKDYPDEVINFMRSHPLMYQAIYPLQRRPLVVRTGAPYRLTTVAVDQVDAADGRYEVLFLGTDRGTVQKVIVLPKDDQEMEELMLEEVEVFKDPAPVKTMTISSKRQQLYVASAVGVTQLSLHRCQAYGAACADCCLARDPYCAWDGQACSRYTASSKRRSRRQDVRHGNPIRQCRGFNSNANKNAVESVQYGVAGSTAFLECQPRSPQATVKWLFQRDPSDRRREVHTDDRFLRTEQGLLLRALQSGDSGLYSCTATENNFKHIITRVQLHVLGQEDIRTALFPPPAASIPPPAASIPPPPGTGPPKPRYQELAQLLAQPEVGLIHQYCQGYWRHVPPSPREAPGAPRPPKPQDQKKPRNRRHHPPDT
- the SEMA3F gene encoding semaphorin-3F isoform X1, which produces MPVAGLLLWASLLTGAWPAAPGQDYLPAMPRIRLSYKELKATGTAHFFNFLLNTSDYRILFKDEDHDRMYVGSKDYVLSLDLHDINREPLIIHWAATPQRIEECVLSGKDGNGECGNFVRLIQPWNRTHLYVCGTGAYNPVCAYVNRGRRAEATPWTQMQVVRGRGSRATDGALYPTPTAPRQDYVFYLEPEKLESGKGKCPYDPKLDTASALINEELYAGVYIDFMGTDAAIFRTLGKQTAMRTDQYNSRWLNDPSFIHAELIPDSAERNDDKLYFFFRERSIEAPQSPAVYARIGRICLNDDGGHCCLVNKWSTFLKARLVCSVPGEDGIETHFDELQDVFVQQTQDVRNPVIYAVFTSSGSVFRGSAVCVYSMADIRMVFNGPFAHKEGPNYQWMPFSGKMPYPRPGTCPGGTFTPSMKSTKDYPDEVINFMRSHPLMYQAIYPLQRRPLVVRTGAPYRLTTVAVDQVDAADGRYEVLFLGTDRGTVQKVIVLPKDDQEMEELMLEEVEVFKDPAPVKTMTISSKRQQLYVASAVGVTQLSLHRCQAYGAACADCCLARDPYCAWDGQACSRYTASSKRRSRRQDVRHGNPIRQCRGFNSNANKNAVESVQYGVAGSTAFLECQPRSPQATVKWLFQRDPSDRRREVHTDDRFLRTEQGLLLRALQSGDSGLYSCTATENNFKHIITRVQLHVLGQEDIRTALFPPPAASIPPPAASIPPPPGTGPPKPRYQELAQLLAQPEVGLIHQYCQGYWRHVPPSPREAPGAPRPPKPQDQKKPRNRRHHPPDT